Proteins from a single region of Pithys albifrons albifrons isolate INPA30051 chromosome 10, PitAlb_v1, whole genome shotgun sequence:
- the COA7 gene encoding cytochrome c oxidase assembly factor 7: MAGFINFADEEEVRAYLENLHVEYSYQCYKEKDADGCQRFADYLDAVRKDFVAAARVMRDNCEEHGHSESCYKLGAYQAIGKGGLEPDLKAAYKSFLKSCEKGGKKSVNACHNVGLLAHDGRVNNDKPDPVVARDYYTKACDGNFAPSCFNLGVIYLQGAPGVPKDMGSALKYSLKACDLGHIWACANASRMYKLGDGVEKNDAKAEELKNRAKQLHKEQKEASSLVFGE, encoded by the exons ATGGCCGGGTTCATCAACTTCGCGGACGAGGAGGAGGTGCGGGCGTACCTGGAGAACCTGCACGTGGAGTACAGCTACCAGTGCTACAAGGAGAAGGACGCGGACG GCTGCCAGCGCTTCGCAGACTACCTGGACGCCGTGAGAAAGGACTTCGTGGCCGCGGCGCGGGTGATGCGCGACAACTGTGAAGAGCACGGACACAGCGAGAGCTGCTACAAGCTGGGCGCCTACCAGGCCATCGGCAAAG GTGGACTTGAACCAGATTTGAAAGCTGCCTACAAGTCTTTCCTGAAGTCCTGtgagaaaggagggaagaagtCAGTGAACGCGTGTCATAACGTTGGGCTGTTGGCCCACGATGGGAGAGTGAACAATGACAAACCCGACCCCGTGGTCGCCAGAGACTATTACACAAAAGCCTGTGATGGCAATTTTGCTCCCAGCTGCTTCAACCTGGGTGTAATATACCTGCAGGGAGCtcctggggtccccaaggacaTGGGCAGTGCCTTGAAGTACTCGCTGAAAGCGTGTGATCTGGGGCACATCTGGGCCTGTGCCAATGCCAGTCGCATGTACAAACTGGGAGATGGTGTTGAGAAGAATGATGCTaaggcagaggagctgaaaAACAGGGCAAAACAGCTGcataaagaacagaaagaagctTCAAGTTTAGTGTTTGGGGAGTGA